The stretch of DNA aaaccggaagtatcgtgttctaagcatatgtatatgtttaaaaagttaattgtgttaatgtagaacatcttgcctatgaATATGTTTAGGGTTTaaatactttaggggaaaagcatagccattattcagtcatctttaactaacacccctaatctcagggcccattttgttagtgggggtagggtttcaatcagtcaaaaatcactttcattcaatattgtctgccatttcaaatacatacacgtaattgcacaatttcttgaattttaagatgctttaactgactataccaagaaaacctgcactttttgtagaattagttttttgtccatgatttatgtttaaaaatgtcaattcttacgacaaaaaatgctaacagttgcctcaccagacgacacgtacctacgacgtgaatcgtgtctgccaattaaaatgcatatattttgaaataaggggaatcataacatatttcactgtaaagtgtctcactctaatatcttctgggttcatggtgtatttggttaagtgaattgcagataaggttttttgaaaatgacagctatacatatattttattaaaactgaaactggtggagtgaaaaacagacctgttttgaagaagtcgtactaaaatcatttatggccttgaacttcacagtttgcgtgttatcttttaaagaaaacccgttttcatcactaacaatgacctaatttacacatacatatcggtcggtcatagtcgcgttttctttagagaggtagtgtacaaaatgtcgtattgtacgtttaaattacatgtccattattatagtcatatatcaatcaataagtaaatgcgcatacttttattaaacgttactttcactttaagatcgcttctaacatttagtataatttctgacaaatgcacgctatgtaataaagtgataatattatggacgccatgtggtaaaaccggaagttgaattattttgcgatagcaaaatccttttacaatgatcactttccttttatattgagctgatctttaacgttatgggtaaaaatctaacagattgaaccaaattatcccttttcaagcctgtgtatgtgtaaactcttttttgcttcgacccggttcggttttcggagttgattcagaatcatccattatttatcttatatgactgttgttttcctcggtaaattaacaattgttgatctaaaataattctagctgtgagaataaacaattttcaagatgtttttgattgcggtttcaaccaggcgttcagttagctatacatatcgattgagaaaatggcatttcctgttttgtcgtccgcatgttatacagatgttgttaaaaataaaactgtgtatacgaattaggcattttacttgctgtctgatggcaacaatctttagctttcgtttaaggtataatttgcttatatccgtatgcagtcaagcggtacatgacgtttttttgtaacctaccccctgcgtcatggctgcatttttgcagaatatgggtcatgttacaaaaacgcttctcattcttaggtggttgggtttagccatttgtcgtttaccgaactgtggctgcaaataaaacgaactttccaaaaaacataatatctaatgtgaccaccaaaagtaaccctcccactatagccagccaggtgactatttcgttggtacttcatatttcctacttgtaaaatgaccctcaaagctaaccgagactagttgaggctgtatcaatgcgcctcgccagcaggttgttaatggattttttagcgagtgactATCGACAATAATTAgtcaccggtaatttttaatgagttggggcattctgaccaatcacaggatctgtttcattaaaacgcaaactcgattgaattacaataaacaatagtaaacaagaattaaaaaaaaaaataaaaatagaccgcacatgccgggaatcgaacccggatcactttggccataggcggacgtgctttccaccaagccaccaattttgccagtgaactcaaatgcctaagTGCTGACTTCGCtgtgtgtgaattacaggcattccctttgctatataaatacattgcatgcgagccgaggatgtgctttacaaacaaacacataacacactcatacacacacaaactcatgcacacacacattcacacacacacacacactctctctccctctctccctcactccccctctctctctctctctctctccctctctctctctctctctttcttacacacacacacatacatacacacacatacacacacacacacacacacacacacacacacacacacacacacacacacacacacatacacacaaacagtaacactaacacatgtgcacaaatgatgaacacacacacaccgcgcaagagaaaaaaagattgGCTGGCTTCCCTTTGGCTTCAGTGGCCAGTGCTGACTTCGCAGTGTGCAGCACGCGAACTCAGTGGCACACGCAGCGTATAATATGGGCTCAGGACGCCCAGTGACTGGCTGTTCTTTTTGCCGAACAGCCTCCCACCGCCAAacctcccaccgttaagagtcgttttgtggattatttggcatttaggtcccaggtaacattatgaagttttaatacgatcaatcggacctattatcaagttagtgtatcaacttttgaacgaactgcgcccagtagtttcccaacaataagctgttaagtcgagacagacagacagatagacagacagacagatacacacacacacacacaattaaagtctgttggaccatagtactgcgtactcggggataagcAGTTAGAACAAACTACAATAACACATCAAGGTATAAATAGTTTTGAAAAGCAAAAAACGATTTCTTGGTAGGTTTTGTTATCCAACGTTTAGCACAACCATGTTAAAAATGAAAAGATATTAATGATATAAACATGATGACCGATGGGTAATATTTCGTGTGTACAATATAACAAGACGTTTGGTGGCTaattgttgacagaccagctccCCTGTTGGTCCAAAGGGAGCATACCGTCTTCTGTGTCATCCATatcgtggactgggtggccgagtggtaacgcacttgcgcttggaagcgagaggttgcgagttcaacCCTGAGTCatggcgttagcaattttctcccccctttcctaacctaggtgcatggtgggttcaagtgctagtctttcggatgagacaaaaaaaaccgaggtcccttcgcgtacactacattggggtgtgcacgttaaagatcccacgattgacaaaagggtctttcctggcaaaattgtataggcatagataaaaatgtcccccaaaatacccgtgtgacttggaataataggccgtgaacagtaggatatgcgccgaaatggctgcgatctgctggccgatgtgaatgcgtgatgtattgtgtaaaacaaattccatctcacacgacataaataaatccctgcgccttgaatatgtgcgcaatataaattgtataaaaatgtttttaaaaaaattaaaaaaaatccctgcgcttagaactgtacccacggaatacgcgcgatataagcctcatattgattgattgattgattgattgatatcgaGGAAGGCCGAGGTTGCTACAGATGCAAcagaaggcgatatgctccTCGAGGACCAACAAAAGTGCTgatctgacaacaagccaccaaacatcgtttttttcgtctttttttgaAAAGCAAAAGTAGACACAATAGTTGAAGGGAGTCCATATCCTCAACGTAATGTTTAGTATGTTATTCAGGTCCCAAAGCGCGTCAGAAATGTAGATAGCTGGTCATACTTGTGTGTGACGTCAAATGTAACCTGTTTGTCGCTTTTCTTCCATTCttaaaatgtacagagctgccatCATATTTGACAAGCCACATTTCCCCATTCGCTACCTCGATTTGTCCCATATGAACATTGTTGTTTTGTacccagctggttatgaatgaaaactcgtgaacatTATGACAATAATTAATATTCTTCAACTTTAGTGCTGTGCATTCAGTGAAATTTCTCTGATGCATTATATGCCTCCCCATTTGCATACATTGCATTTGGAAAGCATTTAATTGCAACTCATTAGAACTGCCCTTCAAGGTAAGGGATGAAGATGCGTTTCGTTTATATGTGGTCgagaagacaagaaaaaagaaCTTTGGCGCGGCTATTTTGAGAACGGAAGTCACAAGTAAAGTAAGCTGAAAAAGGCGTCTACCAACGACATCCATTGAtcaacgactgggtggccgagtggtaacgcacttgcgctcggaatcgagaggttgcgtgttcgaccctgggtcgggccgctattttctcccccctttcctaacctagatggtgggttcaagtgctagtctttcggatgagacgaaaaaccgaggtcccttcgtgtacactatattggggtgtgcacgttaaagatcccacgattgacaaaagggtctttcctggcaaaattgtataggcatagataaaaatgtccatcaaatacccgtgtgacttggaataaaggccgcgaaaggtgaacattcgcctaacaggcttgaggtttgctggtcgatgtgaatgcgtgatatattgtgtaaaaaattccatctcacacggcataaaagcgctttgaacttcggataaggcgctatataaataaagagaattattatattattataaaTCATGCACGCTATATATGGAGCTCTCTCCGTCAATTAATGTTATTCGAGGCATTCTTTGCATTGGTAAAAACAAGTTATAAGTTACTTCTATCAAACAGAATGATCATTGTACTAATTTTTCTACCTTTCATAAAACCAACCTGGTTTTCAAAAATAATATCACCAATTACAGTTTAAAGTCGCATTGCTAAACATTTTGCAATGATCTTATAATCTGTGTTAATCAGTGATATTGGTCTGCAATTCCCGAGATCAATCCCGGGTATTTCTTTTCCTGCATGAATGAAGGTCAGGACTTTGACTTGTCGATAACTCGCCATTAACAAACGATGATACGAAGGAGGCAAGAATTATATCCCTTATCTTCACGCAAAATACTTGATAAAAGCAGATAGTGAGTCTATCAAGACCTGGGGCTGAATCGTTATTTAATCATTTAAGGGCAAGAGTTAATTTCTCTTTTGTAATATCAGATTCCGATCCACATGTTTGGTCATTGGCGAGAAATGGTATATTCAAGTCTTGTAGAAATTCCTTTGCGCTCATTTAATTAAATTCAAATCGTTTTTCATATGAGTTTTTTAAAACGCGTAACTTTTCCTTCAtaatctgtttctgtgtgtatatatgtataggttacaacacgagtggttttttatatggcttgtatttcagtcaagacccagcggatgaatatcatcgggagacacgagcctctggcgagtggctctcgattgatattcccgctgggtcttgactgaaatacaagccatataaaaaaccacgagtgttgtaatctgtatatcccattctaccatcaaacacaaagtgtagactactagcggcactgttgcgatctgtgcagggtaaaacagtgttgccagcgagacttagcccttttgcaaccttaaactaagtgaccgtcgctgaaaaaataaaacgaatgagtgcatcgataagtacgcggtaacactactttcagaccatttaaaagctttaagtaaaggttcataagttgcaagaaagtaatgaagtcgtatagaaattaatttagttgaagcgcacaattcttttgttttgcgtttcaggtcggcagaacgggcgaaacgggtttgggacccatttggcttactcgattcagaatcgattccacgttgtttttctcgaacgtgtgtaattaggcttattgacagagaagcaaattttagggaacaaatatgtaggtttagatttaaccatttgctccctatttgaaatgtatccacgtgataaactgttttgcgagtgtgtttgcatggatgaacttaaactggtatgggtgtgaggaaaacgcgaccgacacgtctgtcaccgccgattgattgcattttgaaggaatatgactggattacggaaaaatacacacatgttaagttcttggataccttcatcgccaatgtggacttactgcagagccaggcaaaagagtagacttgctcgcaaaacacgtgaaacagccgatgtttgatagcgaagcccaaccgtgccaggtaaaggacgcttctcggtctcgctgcgcatgtcaccagtgacagtgttgttgctttgagtttgactaacaaactcgaaactgtcatttaaaacatgagccaaatgtgtattgattgtgtgattagtctatgtgacagggcttctattatctgtgctccctagcttctgtcagttcccacaccgacactgccagagaaactgaagacgcacaccaaaacacactaccgacagattctcaaaagtcgtctgctaacgatgcaagggagggtactcgtgtttttgttttggttcgctagcatctggttatcttgtaagttgaatgttcgtttttttcgacctgcattgctttcataatgaaagaaacgtttgcttattgcatctcatacatcagatcagttctgagattcatttttgcgtgcaactgatatggttttctgagccgtgcaatacgattttggaacttcatacaaatgtgtcacattgttcggcgcgaggtcaaaggtcgggaggaaagtagttctttgcccaaatcggaatctgcactatcatatattttttggagtccatgatgtatttattgagctataaaaatacaacatatatacccatactgaagtaacagagacaaagaagggaggtcatgggatatatatatatatatataacctgCAGTCTTCTGTCTGCAAACAATCCTTAATTTTCTTATTggctttactttactttacacATTCATAAATACTTGGTGTTCTTCTCACCTTCTAATATGAACTGAACACGACAACGTAATTGGGCACTCTGGGCTTCTTCTAGTGAAAAACACACAGCTCTACTTTAATTTGttctctttttatttaaaaGTCTATTATCTTGTGGATTATTGGCTAAAACAAAAAGTGTCTGTTTCATCCAAATCCTTCTGAAGAGAAAGCTGGGAATTATTTTGTTTTCGCTTATTTTCTGCTGCACAGGCTGTACTCAAATTACTTATTTGAACTTTTAAGGGATCTCACATACATTTGCTACGCGCTACGCGCTTCtttcaataattcattttctcgatttgctctataaacctcttagcgcactgtgatgtctcaataaaTTAAATAATGATAATAGTGATTTGTTATACCTTTCAAACAACGAGATAGAAATTGTCAGTGGGGAAAAGCATACACAGTTTGATTTTAATTTTCAATTTGTTTGACGCTTGTTTCATTCAGACGACAAGGAGTTTTCCTGGAGCAGGAAGAAAGCTTTCATAGCCCGTCGACTTGATTATATATTTCTCTCTGTTAGTTTGTTTgataaaacactgttttgtaACATGGTTTCAGTACCCAATACAGATCAGCGATTAATTGAGTTGAAAATTTAGTTTGTGAAAAAAATACGCGGCCCCTCTTTTTGGACatttgataaggccaaaaaaaaaattgtctgtttagggtaacccgaccgaccctatcgatttggcgccgacccaaaaacttttttttgatttaaaaaaaaaaagataaaaaaagaggtaaaaatgctaaaatgagacatttggcgtttctttctctccctttctctctgttttatttatacgttagttttgaaacatgtattcatcaaatataagaagtgaatgttcagccaacatagcatttacacacacacacacacacacacacacacaaaaaaaaaaaattacctacctaccgaccctactttttttggtcatgttaccctaaacagacaatttttttttttggcctaaatagTTATTGCCAGATAAAGGCTTTGTTGATTTAATGAATAATTTGAACGATGACTTTTTGTTGGAAAACAAATGTATGTGAGATCCCTTAAAAAGTTCAAATGCGTGATTTTAGTACAGCACTTGCAGCGAGACCGACAAATAACAAAATACTCTCGCAAGCCGTGACGCCGTTCCAATTAGCAGGATATTAACCCTATTTGGACTACAGTCGCCTAAGGCATTCAATGAAAATACAGTTAGCCCAATTAAAAGTACCGcaactttttacattcagtcaagtaaggagtatgtgtgtatgtgtgtgtgtgtgtgtgtgtgtgtgtgtgtgtgtgtgtgtagctgttCTCAGAAACTACCCGACGGATTTTCATGAAAATTGATACATAAATTGTTCAGAGTATTTCCTAAGGAATTTGTCTGCGAATTTTGATACGGcaatttgatgacgtcatatctgaccatttgtaaaagttgaggcggtactcTCACGGCAACAGTTTTTTGTatcaatttgtttgaaattttcttTTTACAATCTTTCACTTAgtgcggactatgggattgcatttcagcttggtaccttAACAAATTGTTTGTGAAATGTTCGGTCAAAATTACCCAAGTTTGAAGATTTCTTAAAAGTCAATACTTGTGTATAAGGTTCGGGAAACAAGATCTTGTTTTCTTGATGTGTTTATGGACTCACTGGACTTTCACTCAAGGACACAACAGATGACATTGTGACAACAGCAGACTACTGGTATGGCAAATGTTATTCCTGTGTTCGCTTCCCTCCTCATCTTCGCCTACCGACCGAAGCCGGTGGCTACAGACACATTACACATCTTCTCAGTTAGTGGATCTCACAACAACACATGTCCTCTCTCCTCTGTGTCTCTCAAAGTTCTCTTACACACTCTAGCATGTACACACATAATTCAACTTTAGCTAGAATAGCAACAATAATTTCAAACAACCAATTAAAGTCTTAGCAACCACCCGTTACCACGACACTCTAAGCAGGTTCCGTGTTTCATTGGTTAAACTAAAGATaagaggaaggggggagggTAAAAGATTAAAACATTCGAGACCAGCTGGCAGCGTCTATCATCTACCCGTATCAAATTAATaggaattcttcttcttcttcgttcatgggcttagacttccacgttcactcatggttttagcacgagtggatttttatgtgtatgaccgtttttaccccgccagtcaggcagcatacgccgatttcgggggaggcatgctgggtattttcgtgtttgtataacccaccgaactctgacatggataacaggatcttttccgtgcgcacttggtcttgtgcttgcgtgtacacacgaagggggttaagtcactagcaggtctgcacataagttgacctgggagatcagacaaatctccactcttaacccaccaggcggcagcgaccgggattcgaactcacgacctcccgattaggaggccgacgtcttaccaccacgccactgcgcccgtcaaaagGCTGGGTAAGGCAATTGCCTTAACTGGCAAATGTGTGTTGATTGCTTCCAGGTCTTGACGCCCTGTACATGTTGACGTCCAGACAGAGGTATGaattgtgtgtgttgatacttTCCAGGTCTTGACGCCCTGCACATGTTGACGTCCAGACAGATGTATGAAATGGTGTAATTTCTGTAAAGGGCCATAATAAGCGTATTGATTTCATTACAGAGCTCTCACTTGAtgcagacaagaagaaaaactgCCAGGAAGAAACCAAGAGAGGCGTGGTCACCATCTATCCGGACAATTCCACTCCCCTGCAAGTCTACTGTGACCAGGACACTGATGGAGGGGGCTGGACggtatgtcacacacacacacacacacacacacacacacacacacaaacacacacacacacactcaaacacacacacatgcatacaaacacacacacacacacacacacacacacacaacccaaacacgcacacacgcgtgcTTACAAACCCCAAACGCGCCTacgtttgtgcgcgcgcgcgtgtgtgtgtgtgtgtgggtgtgtgtgtgtgtgtgtgtgtgtgtgtgtgtgtgtgtgtgtgtgtgtgttcgagtgttgtgtgttctgtgtttatgtgtgcgtgcaagtgtgtgtgtatgcatacgCACGCAAGTACGCATACGCACCCGAGCAGGCAtacgcacacgcacccactcacgcatacatacacatgcacgcacatacatgtatgtgtgcacgcgcgcgcgcgtgtgtgtgtgtgtgtgtgtgtatttagaTCAGATGTTCGCTTGTTTACAACAAACAGGTGTTCCAACGTCGACAAGATGCCTCCGTGGATTTCTTCAGGAACTGGACGTCTTATCAGAGCTTCTTTGGTGACCTCACTGGAAATTTCTGGCTAGGTAAGGCAATTGTGTTCAGACATTGTGTCGTCAGTCATGCTTCATCTTATATAAACTTTTAATTTTTGATATGATTGAAtgatattgataaaaaaaattattgtgcgcaattactttgtgttgttcgattatattaattcaataatatttatttttatttctgcatttcAATACCTGCAATGAGTAAGCCTTAAAGTCATGAGTGACTCAAATGAAATGGTTTCAACAACAATTAtaaacctttgaacacattatttccctgcactagggcaaactggaattccaatcttcactaacaactatccagtggagatgagaattttagtttgccctagtgcaaactggaattccaatctccactaatgcgattcggaatctcactggattctcatttccactgtgacatatacATGGACTTACAGACTGTGGTATGACAATGTTGATTCTTTGCAGGTCAGAACGCCCTTTGTGTATACATGGACTGACTGCGGCATGACAATGTTGATTGTGTTGATGCTTTGCAGGTCAGAACGCCCTTAGCATTCATGCAGAGGTTTAAAATGAACGATGTTTCTATTTGTCAGTCGGGGTGTGTACGTCTTTGGTGTCCAGACTGTAATCTGAACTGTGTGTATCAATACTTTCCAGGTCTTGAAGCCCTGCACATGTTGACGTCCAGACAGAggtatgaactgtgtgtgttgataccTTCCAGGTCTTGACGCCCTGCACATGTTGACGTCCAGACAGAGGTATGAACTACGCGTGGACTTAATGCTGTGGAACGGAACAATGGGTTACGCCACCTACAGCAACTTCACCATCAGCAACAGCAGCGACAACTACCGTCTGACCTATGGCAGCTTCACAAGGGGCACCGCTGGTAGGTAGTGATGCTACACTAATCAGAACGAAACGAACACCAATAGTTTCAGTTACTTGGCTTTTGAAGTGTATTGAACAGACTCTACCTCCGATCCACGAAGAGACCAGGAACAGGTTCACTGTCCTGGCTAAACACAAATGTCATGTAACTGCTCCTGGCAGCAATGTCATCCCTCTATACTTGGGACAGAATGAGGCTGATATGAAAAATATCTTCCTTCctgcataattattatcatgTTCACATTAAAGATATGTCCAGGATGTCCTtatacttggacacataccaaacatccatGGTTTAGCTCAGTCATCTAGCAGATTaacattggacacataccaaacatccatGGTTTAGCTCAGTCATCTAGCAGATTgacattggacacataccaaacatccatGGTTTAGCTCATTCATCCAGCAGATTgacattggacacataccaaacatccatGGTTTAGCTCAGTCATCTAGCAGATTgacattggacacataccaaacatccatGGTTTAGCTCAGTCATCTAGCAGATTaacattggacacataccaaacatccatAGTTTAGCTCAGTCATCTAGCAGATTgacattggacacataccaaacatccatGGTTTAGCTCAGTCATCTAGCAGATTGACATTGGACACATGCCAAACATCCATGGTTTAGCTCAGTCATCAAGCAGATTgacattggacacataccaaacatccatGGTTTAGCTCAGTCATCTAGCAGATTgacattggacacataccaaacatccatGGTTTAGCTCAGTCATCTAGCAGATTgacattggacacataccaaacatccatGGTTTAGCTCAGTCATCTAGCAGATTgacattggacacataccaaacatccatGGTTTAGCTCATTCATCCAGCAGATTgacattggacacataccaaacatccatGGTTTAGCTCAGTCATCTAGCAGATTgacattggacacataccaaccatCCATGGTTTAGCTCAGTCATCTAGCAGATTaacattggacacataccaaacatccatGGTTTAGCTCAGTCATCTAGCAGATTgacattggacacataccaaccatCCATGGTTTAGCTCAGTAATCTAGCAGATTGACATTGGACACATACCTAACATCCATGGTTTAGCTCAGTCATCTAGCAGATTgacattggacacataccaaacatccatGGTTTAGCTCAGTCATCTAGCAGATTaacattggacacataccaaacatccatAGTTTAGCTCAGTCATCTAGCAGATTgacattggacacataccaaacatccatGATTTAGCTCAGTCATCTAGCAGATTgacattggacacataccaaacatccatGGTTTAGCTCAGTCATCTAGCAGATTgacattggacacataccaaacatccatGGTTTAGCTCAGTCATCCAGCAGATTgacattggacacataccaaacatccatGGTTTAGCTCAGTCATCCAGCAGATTgacattggacacataccaaacatccatGGTTTAGCTCAGTCGTCCAGCAGATTgacattggacacataccaaacatccatGGTTTAACTCGGTCATCTAGCAGATTgacattggacacataccaaacatccatGGTTTAGCTCAGTCATCTAGCAGATTgacattggacacataccaaacatccatGGTTTAGCTCAGTCATCCAGCAGATTgacattggacacataccaaacatccatGGTTTAGCTCCGTCATCTAGCAGATTgacattggacacataccaaacatccatGGTTTAGCTCAGTCATCTAGTATATTgacattggacacataccaaacatccatGGTTTAGCTCCGTCATCTAGCAGATTgacattggacacataccaaacatccatGGTTTAGCTCAGTCATCCAGCAGATTgacattggacacataccaaacatccatGGTTTAGCTCAGTCATCCAGCAGATTgacattggacacataccaaacatccatGGTTTAGCTCAGTCATCCAGCAGATTgacattggacacataccaaacatccatGGTTTAGCTCCGTCATCTAGCAGATTgacattggacacataccaaacatccatGGTTTAGCTAAGTCATCCAGCAGATTgacattggac from Littorina saxatilis isolate snail1 linkage group LG13, US_GU_Lsax_2.0, whole genome shotgun sequence encodes:
- the LOC138945913 gene encoding ficolin-2-like, with the protein product MAHFTLKMMSLLILLAAGWKLGGATDTQRSNVYTHVGLDDKAFTEGIVFESSARNKPHCALQCNQQDSCMAFTFDDKICRGHAAVMTSRSNSRPAIGARSFYKGNNQLSLDADKKKNCQEETKRGVVTIYPDNSTPLQVYCDQDTDGGGWTVFQRRQDASVDFFRNWTSYQSFFGDLTGNFWLGLDALHMLTSRQRYELRVDLMLWNGTMGYATYSNFTISNSSDNYRLTYGSFTRGTAGR